The proteins below come from a single Vicinamibacterales bacterium genomic window:
- a CDS encoding hydroxymethylglutaryl-CoA lyase: protein MTRVRVVEVGPRDGLQNEAAIVGTNDKIAFVNRLSAAGLPVIEVSAFVSPTWVPQMADAEKVFAGIDRRPGTVYTALVPNLEGLERAMASGLQEVAVFAAASETFSRRNINQGIDESLATYRRVIGVAVAHGIRVRGYLSTCFGCPYEGDVPPERVADLAERFLDLGIFEAVVSDTIGIAHPGQVRAVLDVVGGRVGLDRIALHFHDTRGTGLANVLTGLDGGVRTFDASAGGLGGCPYAPGASGNLATEDLIYMLDGLGVETGVRLAGVLAASRDIAPLVDHPLVSRVYQAEISNRS from the coding sequence GTGACGCGCGTGCGCGTCGTCGAAGTCGGCCCACGCGATGGTCTGCAGAACGAGGCCGCGATCGTCGGGACCAACGACAAGATCGCGTTCGTCAACCGCCTGTCGGCGGCGGGTCTGCCGGTCATCGAGGTATCCGCCTTCGTCAGCCCGACGTGGGTCCCCCAGATGGCCGATGCCGAGAAGGTATTCGCGGGGATTGACCGGCGGCCGGGAACGGTCTACACCGCGCTCGTGCCGAACCTCGAGGGCCTCGAGCGCGCGATGGCCTCGGGACTCCAGGAGGTCGCGGTCTTCGCCGCGGCATCCGAGACATTCAGCCGGCGGAACATCAACCAGGGAATCGACGAGTCGCTGGCCACCTACCGGCGCGTGATTGGCGTGGCCGTCGCGCATGGCATCCGGGTGCGGGGGTATCTCTCGACCTGCTTCGGGTGCCCGTACGAGGGCGATGTCCCGCCCGAGCGGGTCGCCGATCTCGCCGAACGGTTCCTGGACCTCGGCATCTTCGAAGCGGTGGTGAGCGACACGATTGGCATCGCACATCCCGGCCAGGTGCGAGCGGTGCTCGACGTGGTCGGCGGCCGAGTGGGACTCGATCGGATCGCCCTGCACTTTCACGACACGCGGGGAACGGGACTGGCGAACGTCCTGACGGGGCTCGACGGCGGCGTGCGCACGTTCGACGCATCGGCCGGCGGCCTCGGAGGGTGTCCCTACGCGCCCGGCGCATCGGGGAATCTCGCCACGGAAGATTTGATCTACATGCTCGACGGATTGGGTGTCGAGACGGGCGTCAGGCTGGCTGGCGTGCTCGCCGCCTCGCGCGACATCGCACCACTCGTCGACCACCCGCTGGTGTCCCGGGTCTATCAGGCGGAGATCTCGAACCGGTCCTGA
- a CDS encoding biotin/lipoyl-containing protein, whose amino-acid sequence MKPGTFVVRHRGDVYRAVVEHATAATGGSSASSDVRVENPPLTPRASHPARDSSFTVVAESPSEFRVHDGDRTRSVFITEAGRTRQAFVDGEVYEFEVEAEAAAPPRFARSAPDVLAAPMPARVVAVAVNAGDRVRKGDVVITLEAMKMELPVRSPRDGVVGSIACRVGDLVQPGVSLMEVV is encoded by the coding sequence GTGAAGCCGGGCACCTTCGTCGTGCGGCACCGAGGTGACGTCTATCGCGCGGTGGTGGAACACGCCACGGCCGCGACCGGCGGGTCGAGCGCGTCCAGCGACGTTCGAGTCGAGAATCCGCCCCTCACACCTCGCGCCTCGCACCCCGCACGTGATTCCTCCTTCACCGTCGTTGCCGAGTCACCATCGGAATTCCGGGTCCACGACGGTGACCGAACGCGAAGCGTGTTCATCACTGAAGCGGGGCGCACGCGCCAGGCGTTCGTGGACGGTGAAGTCTATGAATTCGAGGTCGAGGCCGAGGCGGCCGCGCCCCCACGCTTCGCGCGCTCGGCACCTGATGTGCTCGCGGCCCCGATGCCCGCGAGAGTCGTAGCCGTCGCCGTGAACGCGGGAGACCGCGTCCGAAAGGGCGACGTGGTGATCACGCTCGAGGCCATGAAGATGGAATTGCCGGTTCGCTCGCCGCGCGACGGCGTCGTTGGCAGCATCGCGTGCCGTGTGGGTGACCTGGTGCAGCCCGGTGTCAGCCTGATGGAGGTGGTGTGA
- a CDS encoding HAD family phosphatase: MRGAIFDLDGTIVDNMPIHLEAFAIFAERHGLPPLTIDDRKRLDGRRNRDIFPDLFRRPLSDPEHRAFADEKESLYRTLSRGRLSLSPGFERLLARLNARGIPAAIATSAPPENVEHSLVELGLTSRLTCIVRSDQVARGKPFPDVFLAAADRLGVPPADCVAFEDAPAGIQAARAAGMQTVAMTTSFGPDVFRMPDVAADVIVHDFDEYLAGAGASLLDGI, from the coding sequence ATGCGGGGCGCGATCTTCGACCTCGACGGCACGATCGTGGACAACATGCCGATTCACCTCGAGGCGTTTGCGATCTTCGCCGAGCGTCACGGCCTCCCGCCCCTGACGATCGACGACCGCAAGCGCCTCGACGGCCGGCGCAACCGCGACATCTTTCCTGATCTGTTCCGGCGCCCGCTGTCGGACCCGGAACACCGCGCGTTCGCGGACGAGAAGGAATCGCTCTACCGCACGCTGTCGCGAGGGCGGCTGTCGCTGTCCCCAGGGTTCGAGCGGCTCCTCGCACGACTCAACGCCAGGGGGATTCCCGCGGCAATCGCGACATCGGCCCCGCCTGAGAACGTGGAGCACAGCCTCGTCGAGCTCGGCCTGACGTCGCGTCTCACCTGCATCGTCCGAAGCGACCAGGTGGCCCGCGGCAAACCGTTCCCGGACGTGTTCCTGGCGGCCGCCGACCGTCTCGGCGTCCCGCCCGCGGATTGTGTGGCGTTCGAGGATGCCCCGGCGGGCATCCAGGCCGCACGCGCCGCAGGCATGCAGACGGTTGCCATGACAACCAGCTTCGGCCCGGACGTGTTCCGCATGCCAGACGTGGCCGCCGACGTGATTGTGCACGACTTCGACGAGTACCTGGCGGGCGCGGGAGCCTCGCTCCTCGACGGGATATAG
- a CDS encoding cysteine desulfurase-like protein, whose protein sequence is MFNVHGIRGQFPALSQLHDSRPIVFFDNPGGTQVPRGVIDAVSHYLTYDNANHGGAFATSKRSDAMLADAHLAMADMLGAASPREIVFGANMTTLTFAVSRALGRLLSPGDEILVTRLDHDANISPWVLLAEDRGAIVRWVDIHTADCTLDMDSLERQLCARTKIVAVGYAANSVGTINDVCRVVQAAKSVGALTFIDAVQYAPHGSIDVQQLGCDLLACSAYKFFGPHVGVLYGRLDLLESLRAYKVRPAGDQSPEKFETGTLNHEGIAGTRAAVEHLASLGGPAGGQVSRRQRIVAGLHAVHAHERELCARLLAGLTANKKVHVFGITEPARLDERVPTVSFTVDGHSPRAVSEHLAGAGIFVWDGHFYALAICERLGLQTSGGMVRVGLAHYNTGEEVDRLLNELDRLA, encoded by the coding sequence ATGTTCAACGTGCACGGTATTCGTGGCCAGTTTCCGGCGCTCTCCCAGCTTCACGACAGTCGGCCGATCGTCTTCTTCGACAATCCGGGCGGCACCCAGGTTCCCCGCGGCGTCATCGACGCCGTCTCCCACTACCTGACCTACGACAATGCGAACCACGGCGGCGCGTTCGCGACGAGCAAGCGCAGTGACGCGATGCTCGCCGACGCGCACCTGGCGATGGCGGACATGCTCGGCGCCGCGTCGCCGCGCGAGATCGTGTTCGGCGCGAACATGACCACGCTGACGTTCGCCGTCAGCCGCGCGTTGGGGCGGCTCCTGTCGCCCGGCGACGAGATTTTGGTCACGCGACTCGATCACGACGCCAACATCAGCCCCTGGGTGCTCCTCGCCGAGGACCGCGGCGCGATCGTCCGCTGGGTCGATATCCACACGGCAGACTGCACGCTCGACATGGACTCGCTGGAGCGTCAGCTCTGCGCACGCACGAAGATCGTCGCCGTCGGCTATGCGGCCAATTCCGTCGGCACCATCAACGACGTTTGTCGTGTGGTTCAGGCGGCGAAGTCGGTCGGTGCGCTGACGTTCATCGACGCCGTGCAGTATGCCCCGCACGGGTCCATCGATGTGCAGCAGCTTGGCTGCGACCTGCTCGCCTGCTCGGCGTACAAGTTCTTCGGCCCGCACGTGGGCGTGCTGTACGGCCGGCTCGACCTCCTCGAATCGCTGCGGGCCTACAAGGTGCGGCCGGCCGGCGACCAATCGCCCGAGAAGTTCGAGACCGGCACGCTCAACCACGAAGGCATTGCGGGCACGCGTGCCGCCGTTGAGCACCTTGCCAGCCTCGGAGGGCCAGCCGGAGGCCAGGTGTCCCGGCGCCAGCGGATCGTTGCCGGTCTCCACGCGGTCCACGCGCACGAACGGGAGCTCTGTGCGCGGCTGCTCGCAGGTCTGACGGCGAACAAGAAGGTGCACGTGTTCGGCATCACGGAGCCGGCGCGGCTCGACGAACGGGTGCCGACCGTGTCGTTCACGGTCGACGGTCACTCCCCGCGCGCGGTCAGCGAGCACCTCGCCGGCGCCGGCATCTTCGTCTGGGACGGACATTTCTACGCGCTGGCGATCTGCGAGCGGCTCGGGCTGCAGACCTCGGGCGGCATGGTGCGGGTGGGACTGGCCCACTACAACACCGGAGAGGAAGTGGACCGGCTGCTGAACGAGCTCGATCGGCTGGCGTAG
- a CDS encoding enoyl-CoA hydratase-related protein, producing MGGYRHLLIRRVGPVEHVVLDRPDVRNAFNEALIEDLHAWATTRATGGDEVRVAVLSGAGRVFCAGGDLAWMAETVDVTREENLRSARRMAAMFEALDVVPVPLIGRIHGAAVGGGAGLAAVCDIVIATPDTQFGFTEVKLGLVPAVISPYALAKIGRSAARELFLTGARFSAARAREIGLVHDIVPQDALDGAVDRYVREVLTAEPAAVATAKEMIRRVWAGTPPDVLQITTDAIASRRVSPAGQEGMRAFLEKRPARWVSTTRPQEGGGE from the coding sequence ATGGGTGGATACAGGCATCTCCTGATACGTCGCGTTGGTCCGGTCGAGCACGTCGTGCTCGACCGCCCGGACGTCCGCAACGCGTTCAACGAGGCCCTCATCGAAGACCTGCACGCCTGGGCGACGACGCGCGCGACGGGCGGAGACGAGGTGCGCGTGGCCGTACTCTCTGGCGCCGGGCGGGTCTTCTGTGCGGGCGGCGATCTCGCCTGGATGGCGGAGACCGTCGATGTGACGCGCGAGGAGAATCTTCGGAGCGCGCGGCGCATGGCGGCCATGTTCGAGGCGCTCGACGTGGTGCCCGTGCCGCTGATTGGCCGGATTCACGGGGCTGCGGTCGGAGGCGGCGCCGGCCTCGCGGCCGTCTGCGACATCGTGATCGCGACGCCCGACACGCAATTCGGCTTCACGGAGGTGAAGCTCGGACTCGTGCCCGCGGTGATTTCTCCGTACGCGCTTGCGAAGATCGGACGCTCTGCGGCGCGAGAACTGTTCCTCACCGGGGCCCGCTTCTCCGCCGCGCGGGCGCGCGAAATCGGGCTGGTGCACGACATCGTCCCGCAAGATGCTCTCGACGGCGCGGTGGATCGGTACGTCCGAGAGGTTCTCACCGCAGAACCCGCCGCCGTGGCGACGGCCAAGGAGATGATCCGCCGCGTGTGGGCCGGCACTCCGCCCGATGTCCTTCAAATCACGACCGACGCGATCGCATCGCGTCGCGTCTCGCCGGCGGGCCAGGAAGGGATGCGCGCATTCCTCGAGAAGCGCCCCGCACGCTGGGTCTCCACGACTCGGCCGCAAGAGGGAGGCGGCGAATGA
- a CDS encoding acetyl-CoA carboxylase biotin carboxylase subunit, translated as MIRRLLVANRGEIAIRIIRACRELGIETIAVYSEADRRSPHAAAADRAVLIGPPPAGESYLAIDRLIDAARREGADAVHPGYGFLAENAAFAARCADAGLVFVGPTPEAIEQMGSKIAARHSAHEAGLATVPGETPVTKDAESLRAAASRVGYPLIVKASAGGGGKGMRVVTDPSALDEAISSARHEARSAFGDDTVYFERKLERPRHIEVQVVGDATGRVVHLFERDCSTQRRHQKIIEESPSPALTDGLRRRMGEAAAALARHIGYRNAGTIEFLVEGAGEAAAFYFLEMNTRLQVEHPVTELVTGVDLVHAQLRVASGGTLPWMQSDLAQRGHAIECRIYAEDPANGFLPQAGRLSVYREPHGPGIRVDSGVVEGGEVSIYYDPMLAKLIGYGETREIARLRLVAALRRYPVLGIRTNIPFLVRVLEDERFIDGAIDTAYLEREGAGLCSERVGPSLAAALAGAVAFDPSATSGTLSPPLAVVPDPWDRLKGWRN; from the coding sequence ATGATCCGTCGCCTGCTGGTCGCAAACCGAGGTGAAATTGCGATTCGCATCATCCGGGCTTGCCGGGAGCTGGGAATCGAGACCATCGCGGTGTACTCGGAAGCCGATCGGCGCTCGCCCCACGCCGCGGCCGCGGACCGGGCCGTCCTCATCGGCCCCCCTCCGGCCGGCGAGAGCTACCTGGCCATCGACCGGTTGATTGATGCCGCGCGTCGCGAGGGTGCCGACGCGGTGCACCCCGGCTACGGCTTCCTGGCAGAGAACGCCGCGTTCGCGGCTCGGTGCGCCGACGCCGGGCTCGTTTTCGTCGGACCGACGCCCGAGGCGATCGAGCAGATGGGCTCGAAGATCGCCGCGCGGCACAGCGCACACGAGGCCGGGCTGGCGACCGTTCCGGGCGAAACACCTGTGACCAAGGACGCCGAGTCGCTGCGGGCAGCAGCCTCGCGCGTGGGCTATCCCCTCATCGTGAAGGCGTCGGCGGGAGGCGGCGGCAAGGGCATGCGCGTCGTGACCGACCCGTCCGCGCTCGACGAGGCGATCTCGTCGGCCCGACACGAGGCCCGAAGCGCCTTCGGCGACGACACGGTCTACTTCGAGCGGAAGCTCGAGCGGCCGCGCCACATCGAGGTGCAGGTCGTCGGGGACGCCACCGGCCGGGTCGTCCACCTCTTCGAGCGCGATTGCTCGACTCAGAGGCGTCACCAGAAGATCATCGAGGAAAGCCCTTCACCTGCGCTCACCGATGGGCTTCGCCGCCGGATGGGAGAGGCGGCGGCGGCACTCGCCCGTCACATCGGCTACCGCAATGCCGGCACGATCGAGTTCCTGGTTGAGGGTGCGGGCGAGGCGGCGGCGTTCTACTTCCTGGAGATGAACACGCGGCTGCAGGTGGAGCACCCGGTGACGGAGCTCGTGACCGGCGTCGACCTCGTGCACGCGCAACTTCGCGTTGCGTCCGGGGGAACGCTGCCCTGGATGCAATCGGACCTGGCCCAGCGTGGCCACGCGATCGAGTGCCGGATCTACGCGGAGGATCCGGCGAACGGCTTCCTGCCGCAGGCCGGACGGCTGAGCGTGTACCGCGAACCGCACGGTCCTGGCATCCGCGTGGACAGTGGCGTCGTCGAGGGTGGTGAGGTGAGCATCTACTACGACCCGATGCTCGCCAAGCTCATCGGCTATGGCGAGACCCGCGAGATCGCGCGACTCCGCCTGGTGGCTGCGCTTCGGCGATACCCGGTGCTCGGGATCCGCACCAACATCCCGTTCCTCGTCCGCGTGCTGGAAGATGAACGGTTCATCGACGGCGCGATCGATACCGCGTACCTCGAGCGCGAGGGGGCGGGACTGTGCAGCGAACGCGTCGGACCGTCGCTCGCTGCGGCCCTGGCGGGCGCCGTGGCCTTCGATCCATCGGCGACGAGCGGCACCCTCTCGCCTCCACTGGCCGTCGTTCCCGATCCATGGGATCGCCTGAAGGGATGGAGGAACTGA